The genomic window CTACCGTGCGATCGTTTTTAGATAAAAAATAGTCAATAAGCAAGTCCGCAATAAAAAACAAAGCTATGTAACAAACGTAAAATTTCTGGATTTGGTATTGGTTGCGATGATAGCGCTATCATCGCAACCAATACCAATAATGAATGATTTATTTGCGCCGACCTACTTACTAATATGAGGGCATTATGAAAGCAGAAACAAATATTTTCAATCCTGCTTATATCGGAGAAAGAAACGATGTTTTAACGTTGGTTCCTGCCAAACTTATAAAAGTAATCGATGTCGGTTGTAGCATAGGAAAACTAGGCAAAAGGATCGAAGAATCGAAAGGTGCTGAAATAGTTATCGGCATTGAGTTTGACAAAGAAATGGCTGAAGTAGCCAAAAATAATTTGGATGAGGTTATCGTAGGTGATATTGAACAAATCGATTGGCATAGCAAAGCTTCTTTAAAAGATTTGGATTGTCTAATATTTGCAGATGTTTTAGAGCATTTGAAAGACCCGTGGAGAGTTTTAAAACAGACTACCGAACTTTTAGCACCTGAAGTAATTGTAATTGCAAGTATTCCAAATATTAGACACTACGATACTTTGTTAAACTTAGTTGTCAAAGGTTACTGGCCTTACAGAAAAAGTGGAATCCACGACCGAACTCACTTACGTTTTTTTACTTTAAAAAACATTGAAGATATGTTTCAAGAAGCAGAATTAGAGATTGTTAAAATAGAGCGTAACTATAGAACCGGCAGGGGAGGAGAACTGAGAAGATTTTATAAATATCTAGCTGTCCCTCTCTTTAGGGATTTCGTCACATTTCAGTATCTTATAGTTGCCAAAAAGATCAAAAAATAGGTTATTTTTAGCCCCCTTTTTAAGGGGGGCTGGGGGGATCTCTGCGTAAGTCCTACTCTTTAAATTAGAGGTGCGATTTATGCTTTTTATGCTATAATTATATACGCACCAAAACAGGCTCACTGATTTTGCTAACAAATGAACCCGACACTGATTCAGTAGCATAAACTTCACAAGAATTATTGGGACTTTCCACCAATTTTACCTTGTAAAGCTCGGCTCCCAATTCCAGAATCGGCTCTTGCAGTAAATCGCGAATGCGAATAGCAATATTTTCAGCCGTCGGAACAACTTCTGCAAAGTAAGGAATATCTTTATTCAAGAAAGTGTGATCGAAAGGTTCGACAACATAGTCGTCAACGACCTTTTGCAAAGCTCCCAAATCGACACACATCCCGGTACGCGGGTCAACTTCGCCTTTGACTGTGACTTCTAAATGATAATTGTGACCGTGACCGTTAGGACGAGCGCACTTGCCATAAATCTCGCAGTTTTTCTCGTAGCTGAGGTCAGGGCGAGCCAGCCGGTGAGCGGCGCTAAAATGAGTACCAATGCTGAGGTAAGCTTCCATTTCGTTTCCTAAATAATCTGCCCAAAGTTCAGGATGTTCAAACAGTTGAATACGCACTAAAGGTAAATGGGGAGCCAGCTTCTGCCAGATTACCCGTGCTATATTTTCGGTAGTAGGAAGAGTCTCTTGAAATTCTGACCAGACTTCGTTGAGATAGGAAAAGTCCAGTTGGCTGGTGACTTCTCGCTTGATTACGTGCTTAACATCAGATAAGTTCAGCACCATGCCGTACTCATCCAGTTCGCCCGCCATGTAGACAAACAGGACGTAGTTATGTCCGTGTCCGGGTGCGCGGGTGCAGGCACCAAACCGCTGAATGTTTTCCGCTTCAGTTAGTTCGGGTAACCAGTACCTGTGGCTAGCCGAAAACTGAGCGCGACGATTAACAATACATTTCATGAATCCACGTGGGGAGGAGCGAAGGATAAAAGTAAATTTTTGTAAAGTACTTTGTTCCAGAATAAACCAATTCCCGCTTCTATTTCATCTACAGGATTAAGATTGAGGATTTGGAAGGAGAAATTTTCCATGCCCCATGCCCTTAAGCAACATTTTTCAAGGCAGCTTGAGCTTCGCGGCGCAGTCCGGCGGCAATCCTAAACATTTCATGACCCGTGTGCAGATAGCGATCGTCATAATTGAAAGTGAAGAACTCTAATTCGTCAATCCCATCGCTTAGTTGATTTAGGCAATAATAAAGGGTTGCTGCAACGCCAGCTACTTGGGCGGGATTGGGCATGGAACGAAAATAAA from Argonema galeatum A003/A1 includes these protein-coding regions:
- a CDS encoding class I SAM-dependent methyltransferase yields the protein MKAETNIFNPAYIGERNDVLTLVPAKLIKVIDVGCSIGKLGKRIEESKGAEIVIGIEFDKEMAEVAKNNLDEVIVGDIEQIDWHSKASLKDLDCLIFADVLEHLKDPWRVLKQTTELLAPEVIVIASIPNIRHYDTLLNLVVKGYWPYRKSGIHDRTHLRFFTLKNIEDMFQEAELEIVKIERNYRTGRGGELRRFYKYLAVPLFRDFVTFQYLIVAKKIKK
- a CDS encoding 6-carboxytetrahydropterin synthase; its protein translation is MKCIVNRRAQFSASHRYWLPELTEAENIQRFGACTRAPGHGHNYVLFVYMAGELDEYGMVLNLSDVKHVIKREVTSQLDFSYLNEVWSEFQETLPTTENIARVIWQKLAPHLPLVRIQLFEHPELWADYLGNEMEAYLSIGTHFSAAHRLARPDLSYEKNCEIYGKCARPNGHGHNYHLEVTVKGEVDPRTGMCVDLGALQKVVDDYVVEPFDHTFLNKDIPYFAEVVPTAENIAIRIRDLLQEPILELGAELYKVKLVESPNNSCEVYATESVSGSFVSKISEPVLVRI